CGGAGTTGATCCTTCTACATAAACTTTTTTACTTGCTGGAAATTGGCTTTTGAAATCGATATTTACGTTATTTGCTTGTGACATGTAATGTCCCTCCAATAGTTTATTTGGGGTTACACCAGCTAATAGGAGATGATGAAGATGTCTATATGAGTCGGGATAAGGGACTCATTTTTAGACATAAAAAAATCGGGGTTCTGTTCAAGAAGCCCGATGGAATAGATAATAATTATAGGTACATAGGATCTATGTACGTTCATTATCTACTTCCCTACGCTGGTATAATCCAGATCAGGTTCTAAGGGTCAAAGAACTTAAAACGTGCTCTTCTCTCAGTCCAAACTGAATGGACGCCCCTAGTAGAATCATAAGTTGTAAATGTAAAACTCATCTTCAAGCTAACACGAATAATAGGATTTGTAAAGGTATTGAAAGCATTGATTACAATTAAGACAGCGTGATGCTTATTACTAGTCTATTGATTGTCTTTTGGAATTATGACATCAACTGTCGTCGCTTGAAAAATTCATGTCCTAAAAGGTTGATCGAGAGAGGATGGAAAACCAACCCTATATTTAGTATAATTTTCTAAGTAGATGAGTTTAAAATGCGTTTATTAAACAGGCCTTTAATTTAGATTAAAAAAGCCGAAATAATATATAGATAGAAAAATAGAGGGCTGAATCCGTGAAGTATAACACCTTCTTATATGAAAAAGTTTTTCACCTTTAATTTAGGGGGCAAATGATTATGGGAGCATTTTTTAAGAGATGGGATAAAAAAGATCACCAATCTGAACGCTATTGGATCCTTAAAGCGGAAGAATCAGAAATTGAAATGAAGCTTGCTGATCCAATATTACAGCAGCAAGTAGAAATGATTCATTTAACAGAGAAGGATTTAAAATTGGCGAAGGCGGTTCAACCCTTAATTCAAGAACATATTGAGGGTATTGTTAGATCCTTTTATACGACGATTTTAAAAATTCCACACTTGAAAAAGATTATTGACGATAGTAGTACAGTGGAGCGACTTCGAATGACTTTGACTCACCATATTATAGAAATGTTTGATGGAAAGATTAATGAAGAGTACATCAAGAAGCGTGAACGGGTTGCTCATGTCCATGTTCATATTGGATTGGCACCCAAATGGTATATGGGAGCTTTTCAAAATCTACACAGTACGATGATTCAAGTGATCACAGACAAAATGGTAAACCGTACAGATCGCACACAAACATTACAAGTTATTGCGAAACTATTAAATTTGGAACAACAATTAGTTTTAGATGCATATAATGAAAAGATTCTTCAACAACAGATAAAAGAAAGCGAAGTAAAGAAGGAAGTAAAACATAGACTCGCTATTTCAAGTTCAGAGTTGGCTAGTTTAACAGACCGGACGAATGATTCAATAGAAAAGGTTCTTTCAAGCACATTAGAAATGGACCGAGCCTATTCAGAAACTATGCAACGGACGAATGAAGTATCGACATTATCCAATCAAGGTCAAGTTCAAGTCAGTCATTTCCAAGACAGTATGGAAGATATTCATGAGAAAAGCGCAAAGATTACAGAAATGGTAACAGCGCTAGAGCATTCAACAGAACAAATTCAGCCTATCATTACCTTAGTACAGCAAGTGGCAGACCAAACAAATTTGTTGGCATTGAATGCAGCGATTGAAGCGGCTCGTGCTGGTGAACATGGAAAAGGCTTTGCTGTTGTAGCGGAAGAAGTAAGAAAACTTGCAGAACAAACGAAATCTTCAGCAGTGGAAATTACTGGCCTTGTAAAAAATTCAGATGAATTATCGAAGAAAGTGTCAAGCGCTATTTATGAAATGAAATCCCTCATGGAACAAGGACTTCTTCAAACAAAAGAAACGAAAGCGACATTTGATGGAATTATGAATTCGATGAATGATAGTATTAATGATATGAAAAAAGTCGAAGAAGAAATGAAAAGTTTAACCGAGACCATCGATGGAATTGCGACGTCATCCCAAAAGATTACCAACTCAGCAGAAGGATTAAAGGAAGTCATGGAGCAGTTATAATAAAATTTCAAACGAGCTATTTTTCTAACTACGTCTCAAGTCTTACGAACAAATCCATCTATAGCTCATTGGGATCGCAAGAGACTTTTTTTACAATGAAAATAACAGGTAGTTAGAAAGGTGGAAATTCGTTGAGAAAATTTATAACGATGATTTTGGTT
This region of Oikeobacillus pervagus genomic DNA includes:
- a CDS encoding globin-coupled sensor protein yields the protein MGAFFKRWDKKDHQSERYWILKAEESEIEMKLADPILQQQVEMIHLTEKDLKLAKAVQPLIQEHIEGIVRSFYTTILKIPHLKKIIDDSSTVERLRMTLTHHIIEMFDGKINEEYIKKRERVAHVHVHIGLAPKWYMGAFQNLHSTMIQVITDKMVNRTDRTQTLQVIAKLLNLEQQLVLDAYNEKILQQQIKESEVKKEVKHRLAISSSELASLTDRTNDSIEKVLSSTLEMDRAYSETMQRTNEVSTLSNQGQVQVSHFQDSMEDIHEKSAKITEMVTALEHSTEQIQPIITLVQQVADQTNLLALNAAIEAARAGEHGKGFAVVAEEVRKLAEQTKSSAVEITGLVKNSDELSKKVSSAIYEMKSLMEQGLLQTKETKATFDGIMNSMNDSINDMKKVEEEMKSLTETIDGIATSSQKITNSAEGLKEVMEQL